CAGTTCGTCGTCGCTCATGTCGGCGACGAGTTCGAGCAGCTCGGGGTACTTGCCGAAAAACTCCTGGCGGACGTAGGCGCCGCCGCGGGCCTTGAAGTTCTGGAACTCGCCGTCGACGCACTCATGCATGCGGCGCACCAGCAATCCTGTCTTGTCCTTCGCCAGCAGACGGTCCCAGCCGCTGCCCCAGATGACCTTGATGACGTTCCAGCGGGCGCCGCGGAACCAGGCTTCGAGCTCCTGGATGATGTTGGAGTTGCCGCGCACGGGGCCGTCGAGCCGCTGGAGGTTGCAGTTGATGACGAAGATGAGGTTGTCGAGGTTCTCGTTGGCGGCGATCTGCAGGGCGCCGCGCGACTCGGGCTCGTCCATTTCGCCGTCGCCGAGGAAGGCCCAGACCTTGCGGTCGGTGCGGACGAGCAGGCCGCGGTTTTCGAGATAGCGCATGAAGCGGGCCTGGTAGATGGCGTTGATGGGCCCGAGTCCCATGCTGACGGTGGGGAACTGCCAGAAGTCGGGCATGAGCCAAGGGTGGGGATAAGAGCTCAGGCCGGGAGTGTCGCGCAGTTCATGCCGGAAGTTCTTCAGATGTTCCTCCGTGAGGCGGCCTTCGAGAAAGGCGCGGGAGTACATGCCTGGGGAGGCGTGGCCCTGGAAGTAGACGAGATCGCCGGGCTGGCGGCCCTCGGGCGTGTCGATGGAAGCGCGGAAGAAGTGGTTGAAGCCGACTTCGTAGAGCGTGGCGGAGGAGGCGAAGGTGGAGATGTGGCCGCCGATGCCGTCGTCATACTTGTTGGCGCGCACGACCATGGCCACGGCGTTCCAGCGGACGAGGCTCTTGATGCGGCGCTCGAGTTCGCGGTCTCCCGGGTAGGGGACCTCCTCTTCGGCGGGAATCGTGTTGAGGTAGGGCGTGTTGATCCCCAGGGCCGCCGGCACGCCCTTGAGGGCGGCGCTGGTGGCCAGGCGCTCGAGCAGATAGCGGGCGCGCTCGGGCCCGCCCTCCTCGATCACCTGGTCGAGGGCTTCAAGCCACTCCTGCGTTTCGACAGGATTCAGGTCTTCCGGTTTCTCGATCTTGGATTTCAGCATGAGACCAGTGGAGGAACTACAATCCCGATTCTACCTTGACCGGGCAGAGTACGCCTACACTCAGGAGATGCCGGCGGCCCGGCCGGGGACGCTGGAATCTTCAGGGGCGGGAGCCATTTGCGGGGCGGCGTAGAGGCGGGCGACGGCTTCGATGACATCGGCGAGGAAGCTGGCGGCGGCCGGCCTGGACCGTGCGGCATCCTCGAGACCGCGCAGCAGCAGCCCGGAACGGCACTGGGCGAGCGGATCGTCGAGCGCCTTGCGGCCGCGGGCGGCGAAGGCGCGCAGGGAAGACTCGGCGGCTTCGAACAGCAGGCGCCGGGCCTCGATGGCGCTGAGGCCGGAGGCCCGCAACGACGCAAGGGCGGCCTCGAAAATCGGCCCCAACAGCTCGTGGGAGGCGAACAGGCCCAGCTGGAAGAGGCCCCTGCGTCCCGGAGCGAGCTCGAAGCACCGCAGATGCCCTTCCTGAAGCCAGAGCTTCGCCAGGGCTGTGGCCTTCGCATCCCCTTCGACGACGGCCAGGTCCCGGGCGCGGGCAGGAGCGGTGGCCACGGAGCATACCCTGGCTCCCGAGGAGCGCAACGCGCCAAGAGCGGAGGAGTCCAGATGCTGGCTGATCAGGGCGAAGCGGGCGCTTTTCCAGGGACCTGCGGCGAGCAGAAGCGGCAGGAGCCGTTCGAGGCCGGCGGCGTCCGAGTGCACGAGCACGAGACCGCAGCCGTGGAGATCTTCCACCGGGGCGGCGGTTCCCGCGCGGAGGGAGTTCGAGTAGCGCGTGGCCAGGCGGCGGTCCAGCGCTACGACCGGGCCGATGTGGCGCGACAGCGCCGGCCGCCGCATCAGCAGCGAGCTACTCATCCTGCCCGAGGCGATCAATCCCAACGGCTTCCACTGGCTCATAAGGCTTCGGCGTGCGCAGCTCCCTGATACGGTCACGATACTGCGCCGCCTTCTCGAACTCAAACGCCCTGGCGGCCTCGCGCATTTTGACCTCGAGCTCGGCGATGAGGCGCTCGCGCTCCTCGGGCGTCATCGTTTCCGGAGCGCCGGGCTCTTCTTCCAGAGGCGGCGTCACGTAGTCGGCTTCGGCGATCATGGCCAGGGTCATGTCGATGGGCTTGACGATCGTCTCCGGAGTGATGCCGTGCCGCTCGTTGTATTCGATCTGGATGCGGCGGCGGCGTTCGGTTTCGTCGATGGCGCGCCGCATGCTGTCGGTCATCACGTCGGCATAGAGGATGGCCTTGCCTTCCACGTTGCGCGCGGCGCGGCCGATGGTCTGGATGAGCGAGCCGGCGGAGCGCAGGAAGCCTTCCTTGTCGGCGTCGAGGATGGCCACGAGCGAGACTTCGGGCAGGTCGAGTCCTTCGCGGAGCAGGTTGACGCCGATCAGGACGTCAATGTCGCCGCGGCGGAGGTCGCGCAGGATCCTGACGCGGTCGAGCGTGGAGACTTCGCTGTGCATGTAGGCGCAGCGGATGCCGAGCTCGGCGTAATACTCGCGCAGGTCCTCGGCCATGCGCTTGGTGAGGGTGGTGACGAGCACGCGCTGGCCGCGGGCGACGCGGGCGCGGATTTCGCCGAGCAGATCGTCGACCTGGCCGCGGATGGGCCGGACTTCGACTTCCGGGTCGACCAGGCCCGTAGGGCGGATGATCTGTTCGACGACGACGCCGCCGGATCTGGTGAGCTCGTAGGGACCCGGCGTGGCCGAGACATAGATCGTCTGGTGGACGCGGTGCTCGAATTCTTCGAAGGTGAGCGGACGGTTGTCGAGAGCGCTGGGAAGGCGGAAGCCGTATTTGACGAGGTTTTCCTTGCGCGAGCGGTCGCCGTGGTACATGCCGCCGATCTGGGGGACGGTCTGATGGCTCTCGTCGATGATCATCAGGGCGTCCGAGGGCAGGTAGTCGAGCAGGGTGGGCGGGGGCTCGCCGGGGAGGCGCCCGCTGAAGTGGCGCGAGTAGTTCTCGATGCCGTGGCAGTAGCCGACCTGGCGGATCATTTCGAGGTCGAACATCGTGCGCTGCCAGACGCGCTGCGCCTCGACGAGCCGCCCCTGCTTCTCGAGCTCCTTTTTCCACCAGACAAGTTCTTCCTCGATGCTGGCGAGGGCCTGCTCTTTCGTCTCCGGGCTCATGACATAGTGCGTCCTGGGGTAGACGGGCAGGCGGAGGAAACGCTCTTTGACCTGGCCGAGGAGCGGGTCGATGCGGCTGAGGTTTTCGATCTCGTCGCCCCACATCTCGATGCGGAAGGCGTCGTCCTCGTAGGTGGGCCAGATTTCGATGACGTCGCCGCGGACGCGGAACGTTCCGCGGCGGAAATCCTGGTCGTTGCGCTCGTAGAGGATTTCGACCAGTTTTTCGAGGATTTTTTCCCTGGAAATGCGCTGGCCTTTTTCGAGCATGAGGAGCATGCCGTAGTAGGCCTCGGGAGAGCCGAGGCCGTAGATGCAGCTTACGCTGGCGACGATGATGCAGTCGCGGCGCTCGAAGAGGCTGCGGGTGGCCGAGAGGCGGAGCTTGTCGAGCTCGTCGTTGATGGTGGCCTCTTTTTCGATGTAGGTGTCGGTGGAGGGAATGTAGGCCTCGGGCTGGTAATAATCGTAATAACTGACGAAGTATTCGACCGCGTTATGGGGGAAAAACGT
This DNA window, taken from Bryobacteraceae bacterium, encodes the following:
- the uvrB gene encoding UvrABC system protein B; the encoded protein is MSAYRLGIDYRPRGDQSEAIRRLVRGVENGEQHQVLLGVTGSGKTFTIAKVIEETGRPALVMAHNKILAAQLYQEFKTFFPHNAVEYFVSYYDYYQPEAYIPSTDTYIEKEATINDELDKLRLSATRSLFERRDCIIVASVSCIYGLGSPEAYYGMLLMLEKGQRISREKILEKLVEILYERNDQDFRRGTFRVRGDVIEIWPTYEDDAFRIEMWGDEIENLSRIDPLLGQVKERFLRLPVYPRTHYVMSPETKEQALASIEEELVWWKKELEKQGRLVEAQRVWQRTMFDLEMIRQVGYCHGIENYSRHFSGRLPGEPPPTLLDYLPSDALMIIDESHQTVPQIGGMYHGDRSRKENLVKYGFRLPSALDNRPLTFEEFEHRVHQTIYVSATPGPYELTRSGGVVVEQIIRPTGLVDPEVEVRPIRGQVDDLLGEIRARVARGQRVLVTTLTKRMAEDLREYYAELGIRCAYMHSEVSTLDRVRILRDLRRGDIDVLIGVNLLREGLDLPEVSLVAILDADKEGFLRSAGSLIQTIGRAARNVEGKAILYADVMTDSMRRAIDETERRRRIQIEYNERHGITPETIVKPIDMTLAMIAEADYVTPPLEEEPGAPETMTPEERERLIAELEVKMREAARAFEFEKAAQYRDRIRELRTPKPYEPVEAVGIDRLGQDE